The following are from one region of the Myotis daubentonii chromosome 2, mMyoDau2.1, whole genome shotgun sequence genome:
- the REP15 gene encoding rab15 effector protein: MGQKPSQQSAPKDSQEVVSVCEVFSGAIVHAAQKLEEYLGFEDPLSNLSPAPDTLNEIFLIHFVTFCQEKGVDEWLTTTKMTKHQAFLFGADWIWTFWGSDKQIRLQLAVQTLRMSSLPPVESKPCESSNPESRAESSRKSRFEKLDEFCSLIGEDCLGLFLIFGVPGKPKDIRGVVLDSVKREMARGRLPGGKAVAQFVLQTKDCVSVRELLGSCLTKKDGLREVGKVYIRIL, from the coding sequence ATGGGGCAGAAACCTTCGCAACAGTCGGCTCCCAAGGACAGCCAAGAGGTTGTCAGCGTCTGTGAGGTGTTCAGTGGAGCTATCGTGCATGCCGCTCAGAAATTGGAGGAGTACCTTGGATTTGAAGACCCTCTGAGCAATCTGAGCCCAGCTCCAGACACTCTGAATGAGATCTTCTTAATCCACTTCGTTACTTTCTGCCAAGAAAAGGGCGTTGATGAGTGGCTCACCACCACCAAGATGACCAAGCACCAAGCCTTCCTGTTTGGGGCCGACTGGATTTGGACCTTTTGGGGATCTGATAAGCAAATAAGACTCCAGCTGGCGGTACAGACCCTGCGGATGTCTTCTCTTCCTCCTGTAGAGTCTAAGCCTTGTGAGTCCTCCAACCCAGAATCCAGGGCAGAGTCTTCCCGGAAGAGTAGATTTGAAAAGCTGGACGAATTCTGTAGCTTGATAGGAGAGGATTGTCTGGGCCTGTTTCTCATCTTTGGTGTGCCAGGAAAGCCTAAAGACATCAGGGGAGTTGTCCTGGACAGTGTCAAAAGGGAGATGGCCAGGGGCCGTCTGCCCGGAGGGAAGGCAGTGGCACAATTTGTCCTGCAAACTAAAGACTGTGTCTCTGTTAGAGAGCTGCTTGGAAGCTGTCTGACTAAGAAAGACGGGCTACGGGAGGTGGGCAAGGTTTATATTCGCATCCTCTGA